Genomic window (Enterobacteriaceae bacterium 4M9):
CCCCCCGCTGTAAATGCTCTGATATCACACTATCAGCAAGTTGCGCTAACCCGAAACCTTCAAGGCACATTTTGATGTAAAGTCCTGTTTCGTTAACCGCCGCTTGTCCGCTCACGGATACGGACAATGTCTCGGATCCATTCACAAAACGTAGCTCGTTCGTACGCCGGGTCTGAGCGGAAAAATAGTGAATTGCCCGATGCTGCGCTAAGTCTTCAGGTGACTGAGGAATACCATATTCTCTGAGATAGTCAGGAGAAGCACATGTGACCCAGCGAAAGTGGCCCAACGGCCGTGCAACCAACCTGGAGTTAATCAACTCCCCAGTTCTGATCACACAGTCCACGCCCTCCTGGACGAGATCGACCTGCCGGTCACTGACTCCTATCATCAGGTAAACGTCAGGGTAACGCCGGTAAAAATCTTTCAGATTGGGCATAACAATGTAATGGGCTATCCCACTGGGCATATCAATGCGTAAACGCCCCTGTGGTCGCCTGACAGTATCAGTCAGGCTGGATTCTGTATATTCAATTAGCGCCAGTATTTCCCGGCATTTCGATAGGTACTGAAGACCTTCCGGCGTGAGGCTCACCCGTCTTGTTGTACGATTGAGCAGACGCACCTGCAGGTATTTCTCAAGACTTTTAATCGAGCTCGTTACCGTTGAAGAAGGCAAGGATAATGTTTCTGCCGCCCTTACAAAACTCCCGGCTTCAGCCACCCGTATAAAGATCTGCATAGCCTGAATACGATCCATTTACCTGCTCCCCAACATTTGTAGTCTGTCTGCATTTAACACGATTGTTCGTGAATCTTGAATTATGAAAACATATTAAGCACCTTTTTCACATTAATAGAGAGGCGTATCGTTTTTCTGTTGACCAGCAAAGAGGCTCTTTAAATGAGCGATGAAATCAGAAACATTGTTAATAACCAGACGCTAAACCCAGCGATGACGCTGATTCGTGGTGCAACCATTCTCAGCATGGATGAGAATGTGGGGAATATTGAACGCGGTGATATTCTTATTACCGGATCAACCATTACCGCCGTGGGCCAGAACCTGGATGCACAGGATGCTCATGTCATAGATGCCACGAACATGATTGTGATGCCTGGGATGGTGGATTCTCATCGCCACGCGTGGGAAGGACAGCTGCGACGCATCAATCCGAATGCCACATGCCTGGATGAC
Coding sequences:
- a CDS encoding LysR family transcriptional regulator, which gives rise to MDRIQAMQIFIRVAEAGSFVRAAETLSLPSSTVTSSIKSLEKYLQVRLLNRTTRRVSLTPEGLQYLSKCREILALIEYTESSLTDTVRRPQGRLRIDMPSGIAHYIVMPNLKDFYRRYPDVYLMIGVSDRQVDLVQEGVDCVIRTGELINSRLVARPLGHFRWVTCASPDYLREYGIPQSPEDLAQHRAIHYFSAQTRRTNELRFVNGSETLSVSVSGQAAVNETGLYIKMCLEGFGLAQLADSVISEHLQRGALVEVLADWQPPSVPVALLYPHHRFHSPAVRAFADWIGELFKKGG